ATAATTTCAAACAATGATAATGCAAAAGCACTTGATATAGCCAAAGATATTTATGATTATCTTGTATCAAAAAATGTTAATGTCCTCCTTTTAAAAAACGATGCTCTTGCAGAAAAACATCTTCTCTTTTCAGTTGAAAAAGATGAATTTGAAAAAAAGATCGACTGTCTTATTTCAGTTGGCGGAGACGGGACTTTTTTGAGAGCAGCAAGACATGTCTTTGAAACCGGTAAGCCTGTCATGGGCGTAAATGTCGGAAATCTCGGCTTTCTTGCTGAAATAAATATTTCGGACATGTATGATTCTCTTGAGAAAATAATAAATAATAATTTTGAAATCGAACAGAGAATGCTTATATCGGGAAACCTTTTAAGAAGCAGAAAAGTTGTAGATAGTGAAAATTCCCCTTACCTTGCCCTGAATGATTTTGTAATAACGAAGGCGCTGCTTGAAAAGATAATTCGGATAAACATAATAATAAACGGAATACCTATTTTAAGTTATGGGGCGGACGGAGTGATAATTTCAACGCCTACCGGTTCCACAGCCTATTCCTTATCTGCAGGCGGGCCGGTAGTTGAACCCAAGAATGAATCAATCATAATTACCCCGATTTGTCCGCACACTTTATTTAGCAGAAGTCTTGTATTAAGTCCGG
This is a stretch of genomic DNA from Actinomycetota bacterium. It encodes these proteins:
- a CDS encoding NAD(+)/NADH kinase, with the protein product MDNIGIISNNDNAKALDIAKDIYDYLVSKNVNVLLLKNDALAEKHLLFSVEKDEFEKKIDCLISVGGDGTFLRAARHVFETGKPVMGVNVGNLGFLAEINISDMYDSLEKIINNNFEIEQRMLISGNLLRSRKVVDSENSPYLALNDFVITKALLEKIIRINIIINGIPILSYGADGVIISTPTGSTAYSLSAGGPVVEPKNESIIITPICPHTLFSRSLVLSPDNQIEIQINSKTTEVSLNTDGRKSDVKIMDQDIFKVEKYRHKVNLITFNKNIFFKIFKEKLVKKD